aTGCAAAATCCCACACATgtatgtttatggcagctttcttcataacttccaaaacttggaagcatccagatgtccttcagtaggtgaatgaatgaactatggTACatgcagacaatgaaatattattcatagctaaaaagaagtgagctatcaagccatgataaGACATGGAGGGAACTTACATGCAtatggctaagtgaaagaagccaatgtgaaaaggctacacactgtatgatgtcAACtgtaagacattctggaaaaggcaaaactatggagacagtaaaaataacagtgattgccaggggttgggaggtgggtagggatgaacagatggagcacagaggatatttagggaagtgaaactactctgtatgataccgtcATGGTGGATACAGGTCGTTATACATTtgaccaaacccatagaatgtataataCCTAGAGTGAGCCGtcttgtaaactatggactttgggtgactatGATGTCTCAATGTTGGTTCATTAATTTCGACAAACGGACCACTTtggtgagggatgttgataatggaggaagTTGTGCGTGTGTGAGggcagagggtatatgggaaatctctgtaccttcccctcagtttTACTGTGAAGCTAAAACAAGGCTGGAGGAAATTTGATAAATCTCCAGTTCGGGTGAGGAAACTGACCTGGCCAAGGTGTATAGCAACAAAACTTGGGTTGGAACCTCTGTTCTTTCCATGGCTCCAAGAAGAGTCAAGCGTCCTGAAGCTGGTTCAGGAATACTTGAAATGCCCAACTGTCTTTGTCTTGACAGCGGTGTGCTCACGTAGAGACAGTATCGTGGGGGTGGTTCAAAGCTCTGGAGTCATGTGAGCCTGACTAAACCCCAGAACTACTACTTACTTCTTACATACAAGGTAGTGTGACCCTGAACCCACTACTTGACTGTATGACCCTCAATTTATTCATCTaccaaatggacaaataaaatctaTTCTACAGGTTAAAGTGAGAGTTCAATAAGATAATACATGAAATGACCTTAGAGCAAATGGCATTTACTGCTGCTATTATGATCATTAGTTATTATTAGCTTGGAGCAAACAGGGTCACTGCTGTGGTGATAGGAGAACAGAATCTGTGTGGTTGTCTATTTTCCTGAGCTGTCGTGAATGAGGGGTGGGCTTTGTGGTTGGAGGAGGAGCTTAGTAAGGGGGAAGGAACTGCAAAGGGAGGAAGGGTCCTGTGGCTTCTGTCCTGACCTGGTCCCACAAAATGGAAATGGAACAGCAGTTAAAGGTTTGGCGTTAAGTTAAAGTTACGCTAAAGACAGCGTGGGCCTGGGACAGAGGGCAGTGAGCGCAGCTGTGTCCCCGCACCCGCCTGTTTGCTACAGACCATGATGACAGGGGCTTTAGACTCAGGGAAGCTCGAGAAAGAAACAGCTGAGGCCAGAGGAGTGGGTAGGAGACCTGGACCCCTGGCTTGGATGGAAATATTGGGGGACATGAACATATTAACTATACCTGAGGATGCCCAGATATACCTGGGGAGGCCTGAGTATTAGGGCGGGAAGAATGAAGACCCAAATCAGCAGCTTGGGGcatctgtatttatgtgaattcaTTAACACCCAGAGGCCTAATTGTTTCATGTGTCTTCTACTTTCAACTGTGTAATAAGCTTGCTGAGAGCTGGGATGACCCTGAGTCTTACATTTCCGTACCTACACGGAGTCCGGTATGGTGTCTAGCACACAGgggagtgttcagtaaatattcagtaattgattccttgtagattgGTCTTGAACATGAGGCAGTAGAGGAGAAGCTTTTCCTAATCTTGAGTCATTTTGACATCTTTTTGTTATGGACGCACTAATGGAGGCTTCCCCAAATGGCATCATAATAATATGATGTATGATATGATGAGATATGATgagatgaaataatataatataatgtatttaatGTAATGTAATAGAATAAACTTATTTGTATTAAGTGCCTGTAATAAGCCCAGCATTTAACCAACGTTACCATTTAGCTGCCTAATAATGACAcaacttttattattactgttatctcagtttcatagatgaggaaacttaagccCAGAAAGGTTATCTAACTTGTGTAAGGTCACGTAGGTGTGTCTGCCAGGACATAGGAGTGATAGCTGTGGGGACTTCATGGCTCAGCGTGGTCTCTTGGTCCTGTTCAAAAGTGCAGTACTAAGCAGATGACGCCTCAGAAGCTGGTGACATAAACATAACTGAGGCTGGGTGGGGAACAGGAGCCTCAGCTTTTGGAATTGTGAGCTCCACAGTGGCAAATCAGAGGCTATAAATGCTCACCCGCTCAGATACAAATCAGGCCTGTTGACACAAGTGCAGAGCTTCAGGGACCCCTGAATTCTTGTTTTATGATTCTTCCACCCATTGAGTTTGGGGGAGAACCTAATGCATTCTATCCTGAAATGACAAGCTGACTTGGCCAACATCGTTTATGGCCTTCTCTGAGCACAGGGCGAGGCCATGGGAGGCGGGTGGGCACTTGCAAAACTGACCCTTTAGAGAGGAGGCTACTTGGCTGGTGCCAAATGCAGAGCAAAGTCCCGCAGAGTGGGTGCAGGGGTCTGCTGGTCTGTCAACTACAGCCAGTGGCACTTTTCATAGTCATGCTTCAAATGACACTGTGATCCTCTGTTTTGTgcactttcagattctttccccaggccTATTTTGCTATGTTATTAAAGCTTGGCGTCAAGTTCTATGGTAAAGCGTTTGTCTTCTTCCATGCGGTTCAACACCCCAGCCAATGATCTGTCTTTCTTACTTCCCTTGAGTCAAGCTCATGGTGACTCTTGGCTATCAAGGTTATAGAACTCTCCTTAGTAATACTTTAGCCAATATTTTCGGAGGGCTACTGAATGCCAGAAACTATACgaagcattttacatgcattacttCATTTAACAGCTGCAGCAAACCGATGGGACAGCTGTTCACACACGTGCCTCTAATACAGCCCATCAAAGACCTGGCTGCACGACTTACACAAGTGAATGTACTGAAATGAGATTCTGCTTCTTAGCTGAAAAGCCACAGAACCTGTAAACATCATGTAGATGATTACTCCAAAATAGGGAGATAAAAATACAAGCACTTTAtttgaaaaagcaaacacaaaagatAGGTGTAAATTCAAAGTGTTTACATGCTTCCATTTTGAATAATTCAGTTAAGAACCTATACAAGTTTGTTCCCAGAAGCTAATGCATCAATCACTAGTCTCCACTAAGGAAAAGGAATTCTAAAAATCAACATGGTTTTCAATAACTCAGATTTCACTATTTATATAGAAACCTAGAGAGACCAATAATATCCAATAGCTTCAAAAGATAAGCTAAAGACTTTTTGATGTAATCAATTTACCAATGTTTAATATACACACAAGGAAAATACACTCACTctataatttcttataaaatagcaAGTAAGGAGTAGATGTAGGAGAtgtagaaggggaaagagaattcaaaaagtccttctcttcagtAACTTTCACTTGAGAATCATTAAAAAGCAACCACTTCCCCTCATACCCCTTTAAGCTTtgcactgcatatgaaattttgttttcaaaatcactcATGTTAATGCCTGGTTGGTCATTGGATTCCTTGTTTCTATCAGATTCATGGGTCCCATTAGTATTGTTAGtctcagaatttctattttcagCAAATGCTGCACTGGCAGCTTTATCAGGATGAGATGCTTTGTTGAATAACTCATAATCTGCTTGAGTCTTTTGTCCTCTGAGAAGTCCAAGagtgtctacattttttttgttcaAAACTTTACTTGGCTGGGTATTTCCACTGACTCTAATCGACACTTCTTCATCGTCATAGTTTTTGACCACACCCCTTGCTTCCTCCTTGTTCGATGGTCCTGGCTTACCTACTTCACACGTTTGGTCGATCACAAAATTTTCCTCATCTAGTTCTAAACTGTTAAGGTCAGTGACTTTCACAGAAGCAGTATAATGCCCGCTACTAATTGTAATGCCACTATGCATCACAACTGCAAATAATCCATAGCTGTCCTTGCTTGGCTTTGTGCTCCATTCTTCTAGTGACAGTTTAAGGGGTATCAGTAAAGGAGTGTTGATCTTGGAAAGTCCACCACCATAACAATCAAACTCCAAGCCACTAGCAGCAAAGCACTTCAAATGAATAGTTAGAACTTCAGGCATTGCGTCAAACAAAAGACTTCGTTCAGCTTCAGTATAAtgatggcaattttcacagaaatatttattttctcctccaaTCCTCTCCACTGAAGCAAACTGGGAAATTGCCCATCTCAGGGTCTTCATGTCTGGTTTTGGCTCTGAAGAACTTTCAGGACTCTCCTCTACTTTGGAAAGCTCATCTTCTTGCACTGGTACGATGACGTCTTGaaactcttctcttctttctgttaaaCTTTCACATTCTAAGCAACGAGTCCTTATTACCAGCTGaccttgaaataatttctccacCAGCTCAAAACCAAttggctctgcacctttgttgATGGGCTTAACTTCCTTAACAGGCATAACATTCTTCCCTGGAGATTGAAGTCCACAACCATCAGCTGTATTATCATTCTCATACTTCCCCATGTCCTCTTCAAGAccacattcattttctttagatggTCCTTTGGATTCTTGGTTGGTTGTTATTTTACCCAGACTAAAGGATTTAGAAATAATGCTGGGTTGCTTGGCTGTAGACTTGAACCGGTTTCTTTTAACTCTTGATTTCTTTTGTGAGGGTCTTGCACTGTCATTTTCAGAAATGTACTGGGGGATTATTTTAGCAGGAATATCTGATGAATCAACtgtagcttttctttttgatctggtttgtctctggttttctttcaaagACTGGTGGTCCTTAGAGACTTTAACTTTTCTCTTCATGTTACCAAGTTCagtgtcactttttcttttcccatgtacttttGGCAGTTTTTCTTTATAGTCTTCAGAATGCCTCATACTGTCCATCTCCATGCTGTTATGGCCactcatttcctctttctgatgtttttcttctacCTTAGTAGATAACTCTGCCACattttttactccttttcttAGGAGGTGGCATGTTTCTTGAATGTGTCCCAAAATACACTGTAATACTTCCTGTGCATCATGCTGTAGATATCCTCCATACATAGGGTTGAGTTTCCTGAGTGTGTTAAGTAGTCGCCTTGGCTGAGTAGCAAGTTTACGAGTATATTTCTCTGGATGTAAGAGAAAACTAGCCTGAAGCTGTTCGACTGAAATGATCAAGGAATGTAAGCTGCATATTAGTTCAAAACTTACTGAAGAATCTCCTTTGCAATTTCCCTTAGCTTTTTGACTGGCTTCATCTTTTAgggcttctttcttccttgaaataCTATTAAATAAGTGCTTCACTCCAGATTTAAAACCAGGACAAAAATATAATACCTGAAGTATACTATTAAGATAACAAGTATTGCCGAGATTATTCAGTCCCACAAACGGTAAcaagttttttctcttctcacatTTGACACGTGAGGACTGTGCTGCAGGAATAACTTGATCAATTTCAGATCCTCTGTATTcagaagtttttttcttcatttccttgagAATCTGTGAAATCCAAGGCTCTCTTGGTTTCCTTCTTCTGAAAAAACTTCAAGGGACGTCTGGGTTTTTTTGAGGGACTACCTCTTGAAAGCCTATTACTTTCACGAGGTATGACACGGGGCATTTTCTCTTCAAATCCCAAGGAGTTGAGGAGAATTCATTTATACAGGGACCCTGTAATCACCAAGCATATCTAGAATATAACATTTGACCAGGCGCCGTATCTCCTGCTATACCATTTCTTGCTCCTGGCTGTCCTTATCACTGGGGGTTGTGACATCACCAATGTTTCTCCCGTAACTATGGTCATGGCCCAGAGCGCGAGGTCCGCGGCGGTGACGCCGACGAGTCTAACCGGGCTGAGGGCGGGGGCGACAGGTGAGCCCCTGCCCCGAGCCTGCGGGGGGGCCCGCGACCCACGGAAAAGCTGGCCGGATCGCCCTCCCCGCAGGGGAGTGACCATTCGCTCTCAAGAGCGGGAACCCGGGCTGCGGCTCGGTCCTGCCTGGGCGCCGGCACCGACTACATCCCCGAAGCGGCGCCCGACCGCgcccgcccccgtccccgcccccgcccccgcccccgtccccgccccaggACGGCAAGGAGCGCCAGAAGCGGCTCCGCTCGCCCGGCGCCCGAACCGCTGGGGTCTTCCCCACGACGCCGCCGACGGGAACTTGGCGCATTTTCCTCAGTCTCAGGACTCGTGTGTTTTAGCCTCCGCCCGCGCCAGCGCTGCGATTGGAGGTGGCGTCCTACGAAAGTGCCGGTCCTAGTCTCCAGGCTGCAGAGACGCGAAAGGCTAGAGCCACCTCACGACCGCCACTAGCCCTCCTGGCACGCACGGGCTCCGGAACCAGCCGGAACGGTAGTTGCCCCAAGCTGGTAACGGGTTCTGCAGTTTCAAACAGCGCAGGCAACGTCACGGGCAGCTCGCCCTAAGTATCATTCTTCAAGAAAATGTGTAACAGCCCACTAGGGGCAGTCCCATTATCAAATCCACCAGGAAAGAGGATTCTTCTCTGGTCCTCAGGGCAGACAAGTTGAATGGACAGGCAGAgactttttgtttcattcaggATGCATCATCACTGAACTGGGATGGTGACAGATAATTCCCCATCCCACCTCAACTCCGTAGGTAAAGTGCTCTCCTGTCTAAATATGTTAAATCAGCACACACATTCACTGCGGAGGATCCAGGTTACAATGGCTCCTTTTAGTTGAGCAAATGGCCTAAAAGCACTAACCATCAGTGGAATACAAGCTAGTTAAAAGGCAGAGTCAATTAAGAATCTTTCACGTGGGCAATAAAACAGGTAGGCACAATTATCACATTAATCAGTGGTGCTCTAGGCCAGTACTTTCCAACTTCAATTGCACATGAGTCACCTGGGGATCTCTTAAACTGCAGAGTCTGGTTTAGTTTGGGGCAGGGCCTGAAATTTTGCGTTTCTGACAAGCTTTCGGGTGATGCTGAAGAGGCTGGTCCATGTCAACTTGGTGTCTCAAATTCCTTGTCACTGGGCAATGATCTGACACACACTTCAGTAGGATTTGGGCTTCAGTGGTTTGGACAAAAGATAACTAGGAGAACTGCTCTGAAATACTAATTGGAAgaattcatttctgattctttggctttggtaaatgttccatctACCAAAATAAATGGCACATACTTATTTTCAGGTGTCAAATCTCTAGTGCCCATCTTGGAACCCCTTTAAAGAAGAGATTTTACTAAGCCGGGGGCAGTGgaagaaggatggattgggagtttgggattagcagatgcaaactattatatacagaattgataaacaacaaggtcctactgtacagcacagggaattagatTCAGTATtctttgataaaccataatggaaaagactatgaaaaaagaatgtatatatgtgtagaactgactcattttgctgtacggcataaattaaaataatattgtaaattaactatacttcaattaataatttttttcaaaagaggtGATTTCAGGTGTCAAAAATGTCCCCAAAGAGAAAACTGTACAATTTAATTCTCTAATGAAGTCCTCTTGCCTGTTCTGCAGACCTCGGCATAATCCTAATTTtgtattccttccttttctgtccttttcccaGCAATGGGATGTAGGAATAAATCTTTCAAGAACAGGTCAATAATGGTGTGAAAGTAAAGATGGCCCATCATGATAAAAGttccaattgaaaaaaaacacaaaaaccccgCGAAACCTGACTTGGTCCAAGTTGCCTTCTGGGAAATGGATTTTGAAACTAACTCTTTGGCAACCTTGAGAATGATGTGCTGTGTCACAGGGGAAAGATCCTTTTGAGAAGCTCTCTCATGTTTATAATTTCCTCTGAACCTAGACAGGAAAGGCAAGGACGAGCTGTCTAAGCCATGAGGATGGTCAGCCTCTCGGTCATTCCTCACCTGTTGTGATCACTTGTGTTCCACACAATGTAGATTAATGTGTTCAAGTTTCCATATGAAGGTGAAAAATTATTGTGCCCCAGATGGTTCTGAggttaaataagtttggaaagcTCCGGGTTAAAGAAAGTTTAACTGGCCTCCTTCCTCTAGGTCTTCTCCGAgaccttaaaatgttcatggacgtTGGAACCTCCAAGAGGGGTCCACAGGACTCCGGCCTCCTAATCAGATTGGACCACAGACCTTGTCTTTTAAGAACTATCTCTTGAGATAAGGGTTTGGCAGACTCCACCTTGAGAAGTGCTGATCTAGAGGAGCTGGGACAAAGTTTGTCTTGCTGACTCTGGATGAacagaacacagcagtgaaaatggttGTGGGTATATGGTGTGGGGTTGGGAGTTTCTAGAAATCTCTGAGGTTAGTAAAAACCCCCTTTGGGCAAAATCAAAGTCTCATAGCCAATAGGAATAACAAGCTAAAAAAAGTCATTAATACTAATTATTTAAGGTATTAAATTGACAAACAAACCACATTTGCAGGTGTTCAAAATCTTCTCTGAGACAAGTGgtgaattttgccttttctgtacCTTAGGGTTTTCATCTGTCTAATGGAGTAGTGATGTCCCCCTCACAGGGTGGTCATGAGGACAAAGGACAATATGGGCAAAACATGTAAGACTCCTGTAGATGGTGGCTTTATTCCCAGTATTATGATGAGTGTTTTTTGGAGGTAACACCTTCCCTTTATCATACAGGTTTTTGATGAACTAGTGGTAGGTTCCTATTAAGATCATCCgggagaacatttaaaaaatatgcatgccCAGACCACTACTCAGTCCCCGTGAATCATAATTTGGTGATGATAATGGGGAAGGATGCATGTGTATATGAAACAGTTTCTCCCTGTGATGGTTATGATACATCCAAAACACCTTCAATGCGTTTAAGGCAAATTTCTAACTTGGGATCCCGCCTCTCCTGTAGTGGTCCTGGGATATGGTCCTTGGAATACAAGGTTTTGGTGGTTCAATAAGTAGAAATCTTATATACTAgtacctccctgcccctcccttgccCTTTATTAAAGTATCTGAGAAGTTCTGCAGGACACACTGTTGGAAGACTTGTAACCTGTTGCCTTCTGATCGTATAGGACAGTGCACCATGTATTTTTCTTGCAACTCTCATCAACATCTTTGTTCAACAcacttgagaaatattttatatagagttAGTCAGAAGAGAATTCTGTCCATATTCAGAAATCTTTTTGCACTGAAGCCATAAGGGAGAGGCAAGGTCGCAAAGAGCAGCTAAAATTCCTCCTCCCCGGGGAGCTGGCTAGGCCTGCTTTTACTCTTCCTGCTGCTTGTTACTTACATGTGGGAAGAATATTGAAAACGATAAATGTGTGTTTTCAAGTAAGCACTTCTGGGTAAAGTCTGGGTGAGAGTCAAAGGACCAGGGAGATGAGCTACTGCAAACCTTAAGTGCTGAGACTGGACAAACTTGcctttgaatcctggttccaaTACTTCCCAGcttagtgaccttgggcaagttacttcacgttTCTGTGCCTCACTTACCTTATATGTatataagagctttaaaaaaggGCATTATTATTAGTACTATTTATCCCTGTTCTTATAGAACTGGAAAAGCACACTTAAGCAAAGTGAGGGGCAGAatcaagaagtgaaatagaatagagaattctggaaactttcaaaatcaaataaatctTGTTCCCTttacaagtgaatttatttattttggtaagtCATGACACCAAGTACCCTATTAGAATTTAGGGTTAGAGTTTGAGAGATGTGATTAACTTGAATTAGCTGGTTTATAGCAGTGGAGCGTGAATGACCCTTTCATCCAGCTCTTCATTCTAGTCAAATCCCAAACTATCAGACTAATTAATATACAAGAAACAGCTTGGGAGCCACTGCCAATGGcaaaaaagagaagggactggGTGAACCTCAACAGTGCCGAAATAACTGCCTGAGAAAGAGTAAAAGACTTAGAGTTATGGTGAGGATGTTGGGGTGGGCCAGCTGAAGGGTAGATTTACAAACGCACACACGTTTTGCTGCTCCTagaacttaaaacaacaacaacaaaaacgggggcttccctggtggcgcagtggttaagaatccgcctgccaatgcaggggacacaggttcgagccctggtccgggaagatcccacatgccgcggagcagctaagcccgtgcgccaaaactactgagcctgcactctagagcctgcgtgccacaactactgagcccacacaccacaactactgagcctgcaagccacaactgagtccgtgcgccacaactattgaagctcaagtgcctagagcccgtgctgcacaacaagagaagcccccactcaccacagctagagaaagcctgtgcacagcaatgaagacccaacacggccaaaaataaagaaatgaataaataaataaataaattaaaacaacaacaaaacccaaaacccgatagaatagaatagaaagtttCAGAGTCCTTTGCATGCAGTATGACTGAGGTGGCAGtcttacacactcacacacgtacCCACATGTGCATGTggataagtgtgtgtgtgcaatatgtatttcttatcgtGACTTGTGGTTAAAAAAGCTTGAAAACCTTTGCTCTAGAGGGCAGCCCACAGGGCCCTGAGCCAAGAAATAGATTATTTTGTGTCTAGAATGGCGCTGTGAGCTTACCCAGATCCCGCCCTACATTTTTGTAAACACTGGGATGATTGGGTGAGTGTGACAAGGacaagcaaaggagagaaaactcAGACGCCAAGCCCCAGGGCAGTGATTGACTCAACAGAGCCTGGACACCAATGGGAGGACCGAGCCACTATCACAACCACGAAGCAAGGTGACGGCGCGGTGGTCGTGGTGGTTTCCATCCCCACTGTAGGAACTGTAGCCGAGGTAGCAGCCATAGACCGTTCACTGTGTATCTGCAATGCAGCAAACCCtctaatttgttctctacgttCCTTATCTCACGTGAATCACACAGCACAACTGTGGGAGAGCCATTCTTAGTATTCCCATTGTAAGGATGAGAGAACAGAGTTCAGTCATAGAAAAGCGATTTTATGAGAACTGTTCGTCTGGGGCTTTGAGAGAGGCAAAGTGAGGTATGATGAGTGGCCTTCTCTTGAGAAGTTTCTGTCTAGATAACGAAACGTTAGCTCATGAGCATCTCTGAGGAATGAACCACTTGCCTTCCTTCTTCTAAATCCCCTGATTCATTCGTTTTCTCCCTAGCCACAGGCTGTCAGGATGAAGAGGAGtgatagaattttattctttgccaTGCATAGAGCAAGGTACCAGATGGGAAATCAACACTTTCAAGGggaattttaatggaaaactggAATATCACACCCAGTTTTGATCAGTCAACGCATATTGCCTATGAACGCCATTGATATTTACTGCCAACTATTTACTGGTCTcttacttactatgtgcctagcTTCATGCTAAGTAATTcatgtacatattattttataatcgaGCAGGACCTTATGGGGCCTTTTTGGGGCTGACCTCTCCCTCATAGTCCTTGCTTTAGTTCctttctgaagtacctagataatagtatctgatgcacatttcctgagttgtttgacAGACATGAAAACCCCCATCAAATGGAAGATATTAACtctttgatgaccatgagcacatagccccaagACCTAATGGCGCCTGTGGATTGATaaaccctgtgacaccaccctgttcccttaccatcaaccaatcagagaattgtgcacgaggagatcacataccctgtgaccccCCCCTCCCTtagctggcctttaaaaatgttttcctgaaacccatcagggagttcagtcTTTGTGAGCACTAGCTGTCCCAGACTATTTGTATGGAGCCTTACAATAAATGCTGCGTTTTCCTTCACTatgacccagtgtcagtagactggctttactgcacGTGGGCAAAAGCAGAACCAAGTTTGGCTCAGTAACAATGCAGTCTTCAGAAACACCCTATGGAGagggtactattttttttttttttttgcggtatgcggacctctcactgttgtggcctcccccgttgcggagcacaggctccggacgcgcaggctccggacgcgcaggctcagcggccatggctcacggacccagccgctccgcgacatatgggatcctcccacaccggggaacgaacccgtatcccctgcatcggcaggcggactctcaaccacttgcgccaccagggaggccctggagagggTACTATTTTtgtgcccattttccagatgagggaacGAAGGTGTGAGAGGGTAATAACTTGCCTTAGGTGAGACAGCTAATAAATGGTGGGGTTGGGCTTTGGGTTCAGCTCTGCCAGACTCTAGAGCCTGGGCTCTTCACCACCAAACAGTCATGATTCCTCCATGATATCCAGGGTATCACACACGTAAAGTggggattaaattaaaatgttgatgATCACTCCCTGTCCTTAAAGAGGTTTCAGTACTGTTGAGAAGGTAAGACctacacaaatggaaaaatagttaatgataccttgctgcttttatgctGCGGTCAAAGGAGTACTAGAAAACATTCATGGAAGGAGAAATTGCTGAAGCTGAGCTGGGCAGGATGAGCCAGGATTGGATAAGCACAGAAAAATGGGTTGGTCTTGAGTCATTGAGCAGATACTAGACTCCTCGGTTTGGAGCAGAAAGCACAGTTTCTTCAGTTGAATGGAGGGGGTCCCCATTTAAGGATTCTGAGGCCTTCAGCAAGTGCTTTACctttcccaagcctcagtttccccatccatgaGAAGGGGATGATCTCCATCTCAGAGAGTTGGTGGGAAGATTAAGTGTACCTAAGTGCCTGGGAAAAGGAGGCATCTACTACATTCTCCTCTACACAACAGATTAAATAAAGTCTCCCAGTAGAACTGGCTGGCATCTTCCCTTCGCCATTCCAGTTGAAGATCTTAGAAAGAGCCCTACCTGCTGTGTGAAGCCCTTTACAACACGCCTCTGTTTGAGGTTTGCCTCTCCATCCAAGTTGGAAGTGTCCAGATGACAGATCCCACTGGGGTCcgaggaaaagaggaggaaggagtgtGTCGGCTGGGATGGTCTCATTGCATTGCATTTGGATGAAGTC
This window of the Mesoplodon densirostris isolate mMesDen1 chromosome 3, mMesDen1 primary haplotype, whole genome shotgun sequence genome carries:
- the LOC132485966 gene encoding LOW QUALITY PROTEIN: ubiquitin carboxyl-terminal hydrolase 1-like (The sequence of the model RefSeq protein was modified relative to this genomic sequence to represent the inferred CDS: deleted 1 base in 1 codon) translates to MPRVIPRESNRLSRGSPSKKPRRPLKFFQKKETKRALDFTDSQGNEEKTSEYRGSEIDQVIPAAQSSRVKCEKRKNLLPFVGLNNLGNTCYLNSILQVLYFCPGFKSGVKHLFNSISRKKEALKDEASQKAKGNCKGDSSVSFELICSLHSLIISVEQLQASFLLHPEKYTRKLATQPRRLLNTLRKLNPMYGGYLQHDAQEVLQCILGHIQETCHLLRKGVKNVAELSTKVEEKHQKEEMSGHNSMEMDSMRHSEDYKEKLPKVHGKRKSDTELGNMKRKVKVSKDHQSLKENQRQTRSKRKATVDSSDIPAKIIPQYISENDSARPSQKKSRVKRNRFKSTAKQPSIISKSFSLGKITTNQESKGPSKENECGLEEDMGKYENDNTADGCGLQSPGKNVMPVKEVKPINKGAEPIGFELVEKLFQGQLVIRTRCLECESLTERREEFQDVIVPVQEDELSKVEESPESSSEPKPDMKTLRWAISQFASVERIGGENKYFCENCHHYTEAERSLLFDAMPEVLTIHLKCFAASGLEFDCYGGGLSKINTPLLIPLKLSLEEWSTKPSKDSYGLFAVVMHSGITISSGHYTASVKVTDLNSLELDEENFVIDQTCEVGKPGPSNKEEARGVVKNYDDEEVSIRVSGNTQPSKVLNKKNVDTLGLLRGQKTQADYELFNKASHPDKAASAAFAENRNSETNNTNGTHESDRNKESNDQPGINMSDFENKISYAVQSLKGYEGKWLLFNDSQVKVTEEKDFLNSLSPSTSPTSTPYLLFYKKL